TCTTATTTCATCTTACCCAAGAAGTTCTGCTGTTTTATTTTCTCTCTATTCTGTTTCCTTAGTTCCTTTCTGCGCATCTTGAGAGGGTCAGCCGCAAGCTTCTCTGCTTGGGCTTTCTTATCTAGAACAGTCCATAACCATTCAGGATATGCTGAGTCTTCTTGAGCAATTATCTCAGGACCAGATTTTTTGACTTGTACATTTATTACAGTTCCAGCTGGACAAGAAGAAACCACTTTTGGAGCTGTTTTCTGGGCTGCTCTAACCGAAGTTGACAAAAACCGACAACTAATGAAACGTAGAACTACCATCTTCGATTCCTGAGGGGTGTTTCACTTTATGTTCTTTTCGAGTCTGTTCATTGTAACTTCAAGATGAGGTCGATATTTTAGATTTTTTTTCATACTAAGAGAAAGCCTACAAGATGACCAAATGCAACAGAAGTGCGTACTAAACTCTTTACAATATATGATATTTTACTATACTATTACACTCTGTAGATTATTGAGCTATCTTGAGTAGTATTGGACCGACAATATTTTCTAATATCCCATGAATTATGACGTTCCAACCAATAAAATAACATAATTTCGGACAAAATACACTCCAGATGAATAAATGGTAACGGAAGGTGATGCATGCTAGTAAAAGGAAGAGTCCTGTGATACAGTAGTAGAAGAGATGGGATAATTGAACATCTTGGTAACTTTTATTGTTTTTATAGCTTTGGAAGCATGTTAGGGAATATAGTATCCAACTAATAACTGGAGCGAAATTGCTTAAGCACATTAATAGACCTACAGTATAGATACTGTAGTTCTCAGAAACACCGTTATATGCATTTGTGAGGTCAATTGTGGCAATTGAGTTTGTCCCCCCAAATTGAAAGAAGGTGAAGTTTTCCATTATTAACGATATAGTGGATGCAATGTAGGAAGTATCTTTGACATAGAGGTCTTCTAGGAGATGATCAAGTTCCTTTTTCAttaagaagaagatgaggaaCAGTGGAATATTAGAAGGGTTAGTTTGGAATATTAGTACAATATTGATAGTGGAACTGAGAGTTTTGATGATATTTTGCTTGTTATAATATTTGCAGTACAACAGCTGGGTTACGATCGATATAGTCGCAAGCTGGAAAAACCACCGCGCAACAGGGATAAGAAGTGGTTTCAGGGTATCACTGCTTTCCGTTTTTAAGATGAAATGAATAACGGATTCGAGCCAAAGGGGTACTTGCTCTCCGTTAACTATGGCCCAGCTGCTCTTATAGAGCATACAGAGAAACGCAGTTGATATTGAAGCCACCAGCCACAATGGGTCCCAGGAAGCGTTTTCAGTCCCAACCACAATTGTCGTTACGGCTATAATTGCCCATTTTATATCAGGGTGAGCATCAAGGAGGGATGCTGCAGTGTATTCATAGAAATATTTTTGACCACTATTGTTCCATCCGCGAATCAGCCTGGCACATACTATAAGTACGAAATGCGATTTTGAATAAGACAAGTTATTCACCCACGAGTAGCCAATTACTGATATTAAGACCCACCACCAGAATTGAtgctcttcttcaacaaaaCTGCTACTGAACATACTTGTTCCTAACAGAACCGAAATGGCCATTGAAAGAGACACAGATCTGGCCGACGAAACACTCCGTATGAATATCCAGCAGGTTATTGCTGTGACTACAAACATCAATGCAACTCCGATTGTCAATAATTTGTAATCATAGTTAGTAACTGCATGCGCAAGGGTACCCTGTATACTTTTCATTTCTTCCAACATTGCTTGAATATTCTTCTCAGTTGAATTAGTGTCCTTACCAGCAAGGTGCATTAGTTGATGGTAGTTCTCCTTAAGCTTTAGTGTTCCACGGTCCTCAAATAGTGGAAGGAACTCCTTTATCAAGACACCAAGGTTGTTTTTAGGTACAGGAACGTTAAAAAGCGATGCAATCGTCGGCACTAGGTCAACTTGTTGGATAGCTGTCAGGTACTGATAATCTTCATCTGTGAATAAAGGAACTTCTACAGCAGATTGAGCAGCAGGAAGTGGATAATCTTTCAGCATTTTAGATATCATTACCAGCGCAGCGCTTGTTTCACCGGCGGATGATCCACCATGGTTGCCAAGCTCATTCATGCCATGATCTCCCATAACGCAGATCAAAGTTCGATCATCAACACTTTCATATATTCTTTTGACTATAGAATCCATTTCCATATGCTTAGCGGGCATAAATTGAGATAGTGGACCTTGCTTATGACCAATGTGGTCCAAGCCTAGGTAGTGTAGAATTAATGCATCCCAGTCTTTATTTAGAAGCTCATCGGGTAAATGCCTAGTGACATTGTTATCAACAATCTCAAAATCGCTAACAAAGAAAGAATTGGTACCCTCATACTTTTCGAAGAACTCTAAAGGGAACAACTTCAACCACGTATCGTCACCATAGAAATGTATCTTCTTCCCCTGTCTTTGGAATTGGCGAATCCAAGAGTCTTGTTCTTTTAAGTTCGAGCTCTTGTCATCTTCAGCAACATTCAGTATTGCATCCAAGAAATTTGGCATAGAACCAGTTGTAATACCTTTTAATCTTGGTAACGTCACAGTTGGCGGGTTTGAGTAGGCAGTAAACCCCCAAGCCTCGCCTCTATTCATTAGCTCATGGACGAAATGGAAGTTCGAAAGGTTCCTATCAAACAAAAAATCAGAACGTAGAGCGTCAATTACCACTAATACAAGTCGATCAAAACCACTGTTAATATTTCTATGAGCATCTGAActgaatttgaaatctgCATCTCCCTTCAAGACCACCTTCTGAGGGAAAAACCCTACTGCAAAAGTCAATAACGCTACAATCTGGCATAGTAAAAGCGCAATAAACCTATACAGCATCATATA
The Eremothecium sinecaudum strain ATCC 58844 chromosome II, complete sequence DNA segment above includes these coding regions:
- the MRPL37 gene encoding mitochondrial 54S ribosomal protein mL54 (Syntenic homolog of Ashbya gossypii AEL167C; Syntenic homolog of Saccharomyces cerevisiae YBR268W (MRPL37)), yielding MVVLRFISCRFLSTSVRAAQKTAPKVVSSCPAGTVINVQVKKSGPEIIAQEDSAYPEWLWTVLDKKAQAEKLAADPLKMRRKELRKQNREKIKQQNFLGKMK
- the LAS21 gene encoding mannose-ethanolamine phosphotransferase LAS21 (Syntenic homolog of Ashbya gossypii AEL166C; Syntenic homolog of Saccharomyces cerevisiae YJL062W (LAS21)); its protein translation is MMLYRFIALLLCQIVALLTFAVGFFPQKVVLKGDADFKFSSDAHRNINSGFDRLVLVVIDALRSDFLFDRNLSNFHFVHELMNRGEAWGFTAYSNPPTVTLPRLKGITTGSMPNFLDAILNVAEDDKSSNLKEQDSWIRQFQRQGKKIHFYGDDTWLKLFPLEFFEKYEGTNSFFVSDFEIVDNNVTRHLPDELLNKDWDALILHYLGLDHIGHKQGPLSQFMPAKHMEMDSIVKRIYESVDDRTLICVMGDHGMNELGNHGGSSAGETSAALVMISKMLKDYPLPAAQSAVEVPLFTDEDYQYLTAIQQVDLVPTIASLFNVPVPKNNLGVLIKEFLPLFEDRGTLKLKENYHQLMHLAGKDTNSTEKNIQAMLEEMKSIQGTLAHAVTNYDYKLLTIGVALMFVVTAITCWIFIRSVSSARSVSLSMAISVLLGTSMFSSSFVEEEHQFWWWVLISVIGYSWVNNLSYSKSHFVLIVCARLIRGWNNSGQKYFYEYTAASLLDAHPDIKWAIIAVTTIVVGTENASWDPLWLVASISTAFLCMLYKSSWAIVNGEQVPLWLESVIHFILKTESSDTLKPLLIPVARWFFQLATISIVTQLLYCKYYNKQNIIKTLSSTINIVLIFQTNPSNIPLFLIFFLMKKELDHLLEDLYVKDTSYIASTISLIMENFTFFQFGGTNSIATIDLTNAYNGVSENYSIYTVGLLMCLSNFAPVISWILYSLTCFQSYKNNKSYQDVQLSHLFYYCITGLFLLLACITFRYHLFIWSVFCPKLCYFIGWNVIIHGILENIVGPILLKIAQ